A single genomic interval of Oryzias latipes chromosome 3, ASM223467v1 harbors:
- the fam103a1 gene encoding RNMT-activating mini protein: MSEATETLKGYEELFVNRFTSEDQEYQEYLNRPADPPPIVEDWRGRAGGNQRGRDNRYNERRGHGDRGWRGHQGWNRDNRRQHHWQDRDRGWGHGSQYNQGSNSYQERQHYDRY; the protein is encoded by the exons ATGTCCGAGGCCACGGAAACCCTCAAAGGCTATGAAGAGCTGTTTGTTAATAGGTTTACCTCCGAGGACCAAGAATACCAGGAGTATCTCAACCGACCCGCCGACCCCCCACCTATTGTGGAAGACTGGAGGGGCCGGGCAGGAGGAAACCAGAGGGGCCGGGATAACAG GTACAATGAGCGTCGTGGGCATGGAGACCGTGGGTGGAGGGGACACCAGGGCTGGAACAGGGACAATCGCAGGCAACATCACTGGCAAGACAGAGACAGAGGCTGGGGGCATGGAAGTCAGTACAACCAAGGATCCAACTCCTATCAGGAGAGGCAGCATTATGATCGCTACTGA
- the btbd1 gene encoding BTB/POZ domain-containing protein 1 isoform X1 — protein MMATGSGGGMASNHEAASNSIQCAAAVALSSNNMPASAPVPSSSPPGPGLHRGPMYNWQATKSSLKERFAFLFNNELLSDVRFIVGKGRQAQRIPAHKFVLAAGSAVFDAMFNGGMATTSAEIELPDVEPAAFLALLRFLYSDEVHIGPETVMTTLYTAKKYAVPALESRCVEFLTKHLRADNAFMLLTQARLFDEPQLASLCLDTIDKSTGDAINAEGFTDIDLDTLCAVLERDTLSIRENRLFEAVVRWAEAECYRQQLPLTSENKQRVLGKALPLIRFPLMTVEEFAAGPAQSGILFDREVVNLFLHFTVNPKPRVDYIDRPRCCLRGEECSINRFQQVESRWGYSGTSDRIRFNVNRRICIVGFGLYGSIHGPTDYQVNIQILESDKRITLGQNDTGFSCDGTANTFRVMFKEPVEILPSVNYTACATLKGPDSHYGTKGLKKVTQESATGAKTTFFFFSSPGNNNGTSVEDGQIPEIIYYT, from the exons ATGATGGCGACTGGGAGCGGAGGCGGTATGGCGTCAAATCATGAAGCTGCGTCCAACTCTATTCAGTGTGCAGCCGCAGTCGCGCTGTCCAGCAACAACATGCCAGCCTCTGCTCCGGTCCCGTCCTCCTCCCCGCCTGGCCCCGGCCTCCACCGAGGACCGATGTACAACTGGCAGGCGACGAAGAGTTCCCTGAAGGAGCGCTTTGCCTTCCTCTTCAACAACGAGCTGCTCAGCGACGTCAGGTTCatcgtgggcaaaggcaggcAGGCCCAGCGGATACCGGCCCATAAGTTCGTCCTGGCCGCTGGCAGTGCCGTCTTTGACGCTATGTTCAACGGCGGGATGGCCACGACTTCAGCTGAAATTGAACTCCCCGACGTGGAGCCAGCAGCCTTCCTCGCCCTGCTCAG ATTCCTGTATTCTGATGAAGTCCATATCGGTCCAGAAACTGTGATGACAACTCTATATACTGCAAAGAAGTACGCTGTCCCTGCGTTGGAGAGTCGCTGTGTGGAGTTCCTCACCAAACATCTAAGAGCTGACAATGCATTCATGCTTCTGACTCAG gcaaggTTGTTTGATGAGCCTCAACTCGCCAGTCTCTGCTTGGACACCATAGACAAAAGCACTGGTGATGCAATTAACGCTGAGGGCTTTACAGACATTGATCTGG ACACCTTATGTGCAGTGTTAGAGAGAGACACACTGAGCATCAGGGAGAACCGTCTGTTTGAAGCTGTGGTGCGCTGGGCAGAGGCAGAGTGTTACAGGCAACAGCTTCCCCTGACATCAGAGAACAAGCAGAGGGTTCTGGGGAAAGCCCTCCCTCTCATCCGCTTCCCACTCATGACTGTGGAAGAGTTTGCTGCTG GGCCTGCCCAATCTGGAATATTGTTCGATCGGGAGGTGGTAAATCTGTTTTTACACTTTACAGTAAACCCCAAACCACGGGTCGACTACATTGACAGGCCTCGCTGCTGCCTCAGGGGGGAAGAGTGCAGCATTAATAGGTTCCAGCAGGTTGAGAGTCGATGGGGGTACAGCGGCACCAGTGACAGAATCAG ATTCAATGTAAACAGAAGAATCTGTATAGTTGGTTTTGGCTTATATGGTTCTATACATGGACCCACTGACTATCAGGTCAACATACAG ATCCTAGAAAGTGACAAACGCATTACTCTGGGACAAAACGACACAGGCTTCAGCTGTGACGGCACAGCAAACACCTTCCGGGTGATGTTTAAAGAGCCGGTGGAAATCCTTCCCAGTGTCAACTACACTGCATGTGCGACCTTGAAG GGTCCAGACTCACATTATGGCACGAAAGGGTTGAAGAAAGTTACTCAGGAGTCCGCTACAGGGGCCaagacaacatttttcttttttagctcaCCTGGAAACAACAATGGTACGTCAGTGGAGGACGGGCAGATACCAGAGATCATTTACTACACATGA
- the btbd1 gene encoding BTB/POZ domain-containing protein 1 isoform X2 yields the protein MMATGSGGGMASNHEAASNSIQCAAAVALSSNNMPASAPVPSSSPPGPGLHRGPMYNWQATKSSLKERFAFLFNNELLSDVRFIVGKGRQAQRIPAHKFVLAAGSAVFDAMFNGGMATTSAEIELPDVEPAAFLALLRFLYSDEVHIGPETVMTTLYTAKKYAVPALESRCVEFLTKHLRADNAFMLLTQARLFDEPQLASLCLDTIDKSTGDAINAEGFTDIDLDTLCAVLERDTLSIRENRLFEAVVRWAEAECYRQQLPLTSENKQRVLGKALPLIRFPLMTVEEFAAVNPKPRVDYIDRPRCCLRGEECSINRFQQVESRWGYSGTSDRIRFNVNRRICIVGFGLYGSIHGPTDYQVNIQILESDKRITLGQNDTGFSCDGTANTFRVMFKEPVEILPSVNYTACATLKGPDSHYGTKGLKKVTQESATGAKTTFFFFSSPGNNNGTSVEDGQIPEIIYYT from the exons ATGATGGCGACTGGGAGCGGAGGCGGTATGGCGTCAAATCATGAAGCTGCGTCCAACTCTATTCAGTGTGCAGCCGCAGTCGCGCTGTCCAGCAACAACATGCCAGCCTCTGCTCCGGTCCCGTCCTCCTCCCCGCCTGGCCCCGGCCTCCACCGAGGACCGATGTACAACTGGCAGGCGACGAAGAGTTCCCTGAAGGAGCGCTTTGCCTTCCTCTTCAACAACGAGCTGCTCAGCGACGTCAGGTTCatcgtgggcaaaggcaggcAGGCCCAGCGGATACCGGCCCATAAGTTCGTCCTGGCCGCTGGCAGTGCCGTCTTTGACGCTATGTTCAACGGCGGGATGGCCACGACTTCAGCTGAAATTGAACTCCCCGACGTGGAGCCAGCAGCCTTCCTCGCCCTGCTCAG ATTCCTGTATTCTGATGAAGTCCATATCGGTCCAGAAACTGTGATGACAACTCTATATACTGCAAAGAAGTACGCTGTCCCTGCGTTGGAGAGTCGCTGTGTGGAGTTCCTCACCAAACATCTAAGAGCTGACAATGCATTCATGCTTCTGACTCAG gcaaggTTGTTTGATGAGCCTCAACTCGCCAGTCTCTGCTTGGACACCATAGACAAAAGCACTGGTGATGCAATTAACGCTGAGGGCTTTACAGACATTGATCTGG ACACCTTATGTGCAGTGTTAGAGAGAGACACACTGAGCATCAGGGAGAACCGTCTGTTTGAAGCTGTGGTGCGCTGGGCAGAGGCAGAGTGTTACAGGCAACAGCTTCCCCTGACATCAGAGAACAAGCAGAGGGTTCTGGGGAAAGCCCTCCCTCTCATCCGCTTCCCACTCATGACTGTGGAAGAGTTTGCTGCTG TAAACCCCAAACCACGGGTCGACTACATTGACAGGCCTCGCTGCTGCCTCAGGGGGGAAGAGTGCAGCATTAATAGGTTCCAGCAGGTTGAGAGTCGATGGGGGTACAGCGGCACCAGTGACAGAATCAG ATTCAATGTAAACAGAAGAATCTGTATAGTTGGTTTTGGCTTATATGGTTCTATACATGGACCCACTGACTATCAGGTCAACATACAG ATCCTAGAAAGTGACAAACGCATTACTCTGGGACAAAACGACACAGGCTTCAGCTGTGACGGCACAGCAAACACCTTCCGGGTGATGTTTAAAGAGCCGGTGGAAATCCTTCCCAGTGTCAACTACACTGCATGTGCGACCTTGAAG GGTCCAGACTCACATTATGGCACGAAAGGGTTGAAGAAAGTTACTCAGGAGTCCGCTACAGGGGCCaagacaacatttttcttttttagctcaCCTGGAAACAACAATGGTACGTCAGTGGAGGACGGGCAGATACCAGAGATCATTTACTACACATGA